The sequence CCACGCTCATGCAGGGCGCGGAAGACGCAGCGGCCGATGCGGCCGTAGCCGTTGAGGGCGACTCGGTAAGGGCGCTTGGACATTGTTATCCCTTGGCGATCACCGCCGGGGCGCGGGCCCCGGCGGATGCGGACGCGCTATCAGGCGTCGAGCAGTTCGGCGGCCACTTCCAGCACGTTCTCGACGGTGAAGCCGAAGTGCTCGAAGAGCGCGGCGGCCGGAGCCGACTCGCCGAAGGTGGTCATGCCGATCACGCGGCCTTCCAGGCCGACGTACTTGTACCAGTAGTCGGCATGCGCGGCTTCGATGGCGATGCGCGCACCGACCTGCACCGGCAGCACGGCCTGCTTGTAGCCGGCGTCCTGCTGCTCGAAGACGCTGGTGGACGGCATGGAAACCACGCGCACCTTGCGGCCTTCGGCGATCAGCTTGTCGTAGGCCTGAACGGCCAGGCCGATTTCCGAACCGGTGGCGATCAGGATCAGCTCCGGCTCGCCGTCGCAGTCCTTGAGCACGTAGCCGCCACGGGCGACGTTGGCCAGTTGCTCGGCATCGCGTGCCTGGTGCGGCAGGTTCTGGCGGCTGAAGATCAGCGCGGACGGGCCGTCGTTGCGTTCGATGGCATATTTCCAGGCCACCGCGGACTCGACCGCGTCGGCCGGGCGCCAGGTGTCCAGGTTCGGGGTCAGGCGCAGGCTGGCCAGCTGCTCGATCGGCTGGTGGGTCGGGCCGTCTTCGCCCAGACCGATGGAGTCGTGGGTGAACACGTACAGCACGCGCTGCTTCATCAGGGCGGACATGCGCACTGCGTTGCGGGCGTATTCCATGAAGATCAGGAAGGTCGCGCCGTAGGGGATGAAGCCGCCGTGCAGGGCCACGCCGTTCATGATGGCGCTCATGCCGAACTCGCGAACGCCGTAGAACACGTAGTTGCCGGAAGCGTCTTCCGGGGTCACGCCCTTGCAGCCTTTCCACAGGGTCAGGTTGGAGCCGGCGAGGTCGGCGGAGCCGCCGAGGAATTCCGGCAGCAGCGGGCCGAAGGCGTTCAGCGCGTTCTGGCTGGCCTTGCGGCTGGCGATGGTTTCGCCCTTGGCGGCGACTTCGGCGACGTAGGCAGCGGCCTTCTCGGCGAAGTCAGCCGGCAGCTCGCCAGCGACGCGGCGCTGGAACTCGGCGGCAAGTTCCGGATGGGCGGCCTGGTAGGCGGCGAAGCGCTGGTTCCACTCGGATTCGCGGCTGGCGCCGGCTTCCTTGGCGTCCCACTCGGCGTAGATGTCCGCAGGGACTTCGAACGGCGCGTGGTTCCAACCCAGCGCGGCGCGGGTGGCGGCGATCTCGTCGTTGCCCAGCGGCGCGCCGTGGCACTCTTCCTTGCCCTGCTTGTTGGGCGAGCCAAAGCCGATCACGGTCTTGCAGCAGATCAGGGTCGGGACGTCGCTCTTGCGGGCGGTCTCGATGGCGGTCTTGATCTCGTCGGCGTCATGGCCGTCGACATTGCGGATCACCTGCCAGCCGTAGGCTTCGAAGCGCTTCGGAGTGTCGTCGGTGAACCAGCCGTGGACTTCGCCATCGATGGAGATGCCGTTGTCGTCGTAGAAGGCGATCAGCTTGCTCAGGCGCAGGGTGCCGGCCAGCGAGGCGACTTCATGGGAGATGCCTTCCATCATGCAACCGTCGCCCAGGAAGGCGTAGGTGAAGTGGTCGACGATGTTGTGGCCGTCGCGGTTGAACTGCGCGGCCAGCACTTTCTCGGCCAGGGCCATGCCCACGGCGTTGGCGATGCCCTGGCCGAGCGGACCGGTGGTGGTCTCGACGCCAGCGGTGTAGCCGTACTCCGGGTGGCCCGGGGTGCGCGAGTTGAGCTGGCGGAAGTTCTTCAGGTCATCGACGGTGAC is a genomic window of Pseudomonas knackmussii B13 containing:
- the tkt gene encoding transketolase — translated: MPSRRERANAIRALSMDAVQKANSGHPGAPMGMADIAEVLWRDYMKHNPSNPQWADRDRFVLSNGHGSMLIYSLLHLTGYDVTVDDLKNFRQLNSRTPGHPEYGYTAGVETTTGPLGQGIANAVGMALAEKVLAAQFNRDGHNIVDHFTYAFLGDGCMMEGISHEVASLAGTLRLSKLIAFYDDNGISIDGEVHGWFTDDTPKRFEAYGWQVIRNVDGHDADEIKTAIETARKSDVPTLICCKTVIGFGSPNKQGKEECHGAPLGNDEIAATRAALGWNHAPFEVPADIYAEWDAKEAGASRESEWNQRFAAYQAAHPELAAEFQRRVAGELPADFAEKAAAYVAEVAAKGETIASRKASQNALNAFGPLLPEFLGGSADLAGSNLTLWKGCKGVTPEDASGNYVFYGVREFGMSAIMNGVALHGGFIPYGATFLIFMEYARNAVRMSALMKQRVLYVFTHDSIGLGEDGPTHQPIEQLASLRLTPNLDTWRPADAVESAVAWKYAIERNDGPSALIFSRQNLPHQARDAEQLANVARGGYVLKDCDGEPELILIATGSEIGLAVQAYDKLIAEGRKVRVVSMPSTSVFEQQDAGYKQAVLPVQVGARIAIEAAHADYWYKYVGLEGRVIGMTTFGESAPAAALFEHFGFTVENVLEVAAELLDA